A single region of the Candidatus Kryptoniota bacterium genome encodes:
- a CDS encoding HD domain-containing protein produces the protein MKKKESHITINEPILDKIGKIADDEKVTAYVVGGYVRDMIISLNEPAIYDSPAKDIDIVVLGDPVPFSKKVYEKLNASGLVVFERFRTSQMMAGKVKVEIVGARKEKYDSNSRKPQVEAATLEDDLARRDFTINAMAVALNGPHVGSRTQSLVDPFHGAEAISNHTVDTPLDPEETFGEDPLRILRAIRFASRFNFSVSPRVYNAIKSMKERLSIVSQERITDEFLKILAGSRPSVGLRLMQETGIMKIVFPEISDMPGVEQRQDHHHKDVFLHSMSVVDSLAGVSQDVWLRFAGLVHDIAKPATKKFVDGIGWTFHGHDEIGARWMKKIFHRLRMPMEHLPYVEKLVRLHLRPMALAVEGVTDSAIRRLLFEAGNDFDDLMKLCRADITSKNRNLVAEYSSNYDLVEKRAREVEEKDRIKNWKPPVNGDEIMQLFGLKPGREVGVLKKLVESAVLDGIIPNDHDSAVDYLKSQRTKIPPRK, from the coding sequence ATGAAGAAGAAGGAGTCTCACATAACGATAAACGAACCGATCCTGGATAAGATCGGTAAAATCGCGGATGACGAAAAGGTGACGGCTTACGTAGTCGGCGGCTATGTCAGGGACATGATCATATCTCTTAATGAGCCTGCCATTTACGATTCCCCTGCCAAGGACATCGATATTGTGGTTCTGGGCGATCCTGTTCCATTTTCTAAAAAAGTGTATGAGAAGTTGAATGCTTCGGGTCTTGTCGTATTCGAAAGGTTTCGGACTTCTCAAATGATGGCGGGAAAAGTAAAGGTTGAGATAGTGGGTGCCAGAAAAGAGAAGTATGATTCGAATTCCAGGAAGCCTCAGGTCGAGGCGGCAACATTGGAAGACGATCTCGCGCGCAGAGATTTCACAATCAATGCGATGGCAGTGGCGTTGAATGGCCCTCACGTCGGGTCAAGAACGCAATCATTGGTCGATCCGTTTCACGGTGCTGAAGCGATTTCCAATCACACGGTGGACACTCCTCTCGATCCCGAAGAAACGTTCGGTGAAGATCCGCTCAGGATCCTGAGGGCGATCAGATTTGCATCCCGCTTCAACTTCTCTGTGTCACCCAGAGTCTATAACGCAATCAAGTCGATGAAGGAAAGGTTGTCGATAGTCTCACAGGAGCGAATCACCGATGAGTTCCTGAAGATCCTCGCGGGGTCCAGGCCGTCTGTGGGATTGCGGCTCATGCAGGAAACAGGCATCATGAAGATTGTCTTTCCTGAGATCAGTGACATGCCCGGCGTGGAGCAGCGGCAGGACCATCACCATAAAGATGTATTTCTCCATTCGATGAGTGTGGTGGACAGTCTTGCGGGTGTCAGCCAGGACGTATGGCTGAGATTCGCCGGACTCGTACACGATATCGCGAAACCGGCGACAAAGAAATTCGTCGACGGTATCGGCTGGACTTTCCACGGCCATGACGAGATCGGCGCGCGGTGGATGAAGAAAATATTTCACCGGCTGCGAATGCCGATGGAGCACCTGCCCTATGTTGAGAAACTCGTCCGCCTCCACCTCCGTCCGATGGCACTCGCTGTTGAAGGGGTGACCGACTCAGCGATCAGGCGCCTGCTCTTCGAAGCGGGAAATGATTTCGATGATCTCATGAAACTTTGCCGCGCCGACATCACGAGCAAGAACAGAAATCTCGTCGCAGAGTACTCATCCAACTACGACCTTGTCGAGAAACGTGCTAGGGAAGTGGAAGAAAAGGACAGGATCAAGAACTGGAAACCGCCTGTGAACGGTGATGAGATCATGCAGCTCTTCGGACTTAAGCCCGGGAGAGAAGTCGGTGTATTGAAGAAGCTGGTTGAAAGCGCGGTTCTCGACGGGATTATTCCGAACGATCATGATTCTGCGGTCGATTATCTCAAGTCGCAACGCACAAAAATCCCTCCCCGAAAGTGA
- a CDS encoding TolC family protein: MLKKMIIPCVIAVFAQVAFGQQSAAGRPLSLQDCIKLALNRNTSVLQAQYQAESQDAKVLSAYGGLLPTVSGNGQFAYTDQRSPVGYRSLQGILIPTTGGVNINRQYQAWVTADYTLFNGFANYSTVNQANSAGESMDLGYERARQTAVYQTTQNYLAVFNFRDQLQISRDNLTRDQQQLESIKESNTVGSASLAQVYQQQATVSQDEYALVQAQNAYDQAQAALRFFLAIPVTDTVTFADPSVKSEIDTTEFVQVNQQFSLIPQLMGKALDTRSDYQAAQYSLDASKSSLSIANAEYSPTISLFTQYQLSGPQLTGAGTDNLAQNKSFYGGLSISIPIFNGFVTQSNIQQAGVAVKASEQTLDATKRQVALDVYQALLNLNASEKGYLAALNAVAAAKINLETEQEKFRIGGATLLDVLTANAQYTLALSSRVVAAYTYIQAKEQMEFAVGTINY, encoded by the coding sequence ATGTTGAAGAAGATGATTATTCCTTGTGTTATAGCCGTATTTGCTCAAGTGGCTTTCGGACAACAGAGTGCTGCTGGAAGGCCGCTCAGCCTTCAGGACTGTATTAAGCTTGCGTTAAATCGGAATACATCCGTGTTGCAGGCTCAGTATCAAGCTGAAAGCCAGGACGCGAAGGTATTGAGCGCGTATGGGGGTCTTCTCCCGACGGTAAGCGGGAACGGCCAGTTTGCATACACCGACCAGCGCTCTCCTGTTGGTTACAGGAGCCTTCAGGGAATCCTGATACCGACAACGGGCGGAGTCAACATCAACCGGCAGTACCAGGCATGGGTCACTGCGGACTATACTCTGTTCAATGGCTTTGCGAATTACTCGACAGTCAATCAAGCCAATTCCGCAGGCGAGTCGATGGATTTAGGCTACGAGCGCGCAAGGCAGACAGCCGTATATCAGACAACTCAGAATTATCTTGCTGTCTTCAATTTTCGAGATCAACTCCAGATCAGCCGGGATAATCTAACGAGAGATCAGCAGCAACTTGAGAGTATAAAGGAATCTAACACCGTCGGCTCAGCCTCACTTGCCCAGGTGTACCAGCAACAGGCAACCGTGAGTCAGGATGAGTATGCGCTGGTGCAGGCACAAAATGCATACGATCAGGCGCAGGCAGCTCTTCGATTTTTCCTCGCGATCCCTGTGACGGACACGGTCACTTTTGCGGACCCATCGGTCAAAAGCGAGATAGATACCACTGAATTCGTGCAGGTCAATCAGCAATTCAGCTTGATTCCTCAACTCATGGGTAAGGCATTGGATACCAGGTCCGACTATCAAGCCGCCCAGTACAGCCTCGATGCCTCAAAATCATCTTTGTCGATTGCCAATGCGGAGTATTCACCGACTATAAGTTTGTTTACCCAATATCAATTGAGCGGGCCGCAGTTGACAGGTGCGGGCACGGATAACCTAGCCCAGAACAAGAGTTTTTACGGAGGTCTATCGATCTCTATCCCAATCTTCAACGGGTTCGTAACTCAATCCAACATCCAGCAGGCGGGAGTCGCTGTGAAAGCGTCTGAACAAACTCTCGATGCCACAAAGCGTCAAGTGGCGCTCGATGTGTACCAGGCGTTATTGAATCTCAACGCGTCTGAGAAAGGTTACCTTGCCGCATTGAATGCTGTCGCGGCTGCCAAAATCAATCTGGAGACGGAGCAGGAGAAATTCAGGATTGGCGGCGCTACGCTCCTTGACGTCCTTACTGCTAACGCACAATATACGCTGGCGTTGTCAAGCAGAGTCGTCGCTGCTTACACTTATATACAGGCGAAGGAGCAGATGGAATTTGCTGTCGGAACAATTAACTACTGA
- a CDS encoding efflux RND transporter periplasmic adaptor subunit: MAKNSNKKKKIFILSGAGILVLILVAAIVIGGKKEPVISVQTEKVALRTITQVVTASGDVEPKVLVKISPEVSGEIVDLPVVEGQKVAQGQVIVKIRPDTYIAQVQQSQAYLQSQLGSQDLAKANYDNSTSNYKRAQELYKKNLMSDQDLESAKTQFEVNKATFESAKANVASAQAQLAQAQDAFSKTTIHAPMDGIVSVLNSKLGERVVGTSMMAGTEIMDIADMNSMEAQVNVDENDVVLVAVGDTSLLSVDAYPNKKIKGVVYQIASSGTTTGAGTQDQVTNFLVKIKIIEKDAELKPGMSVTANIQTATHHDVLSVPIQSVTVRMPKATEAKDQGASSNVNNAKPNEKHETVSECVFLVDKGVAKTVTVKRGIADDNYVEITSGLKEGEEVVSGNFVAISRELNDGSKVRVDNNKSLATKAIGG; this comes from the coding sequence ATGGCGAAGAATAGCAACAAGAAAAAGAAGATTTTTATTTTGAGCGGGGCTGGAATACTGGTCCTGATTTTGGTCGCGGCGATAGTGATAGGCGGAAAGAAGGAACCTGTCATATCGGTCCAGACTGAGAAGGTCGCGCTCCGTACCATCACACAGGTTGTTACTGCTTCAGGCGACGTCGAACCGAAAGTTCTTGTCAAAATAAGTCCCGAAGTCAGCGGCGAAATAGTGGACCTTCCCGTCGTTGAGGGTCAGAAAGTGGCACAGGGACAGGTGATCGTGAAAATACGTCCTGATACCTACATCGCACAGGTTCAGCAGAGCCAGGCATATCTACAATCGCAGCTTGGCTCCCAGGATTTGGCGAAGGCGAACTACGACAATTCGACTTCCAATTACAAACGGGCACAGGAGCTGTATAAGAAGAATTTGATGAGCGATCAGGATCTCGAATCCGCGAAGACTCAGTTCGAAGTCAACAAAGCGACTTTCGAGTCTGCAAAGGCAAATGTGGCTTCGGCTCAAGCGCAGCTGGCCCAGGCGCAGGACGCTTTTAGCAAGACCACTATCCACGCGCCGATGGACGGAATCGTCAGTGTGCTGAATTCGAAACTCGGCGAACGGGTTGTCGGCACGAGTATGATGGCTGGAACGGAGATCATGGATATCGCAGACATGAATAGCATGGAAGCTCAGGTCAATGTGGACGAAAACGATGTCGTGCTTGTCGCCGTTGGTGACACCTCGCTTTTGTCCGTTGACGCTTATCCCAACAAGAAGATAAAAGGGGTAGTTTATCAGATTGCATCCTCCGGGACCACCACCGGTGCCGGAACCCAGGATCAGGTTACAAATTTTTTGGTGAAAATAAAGATTATCGAGAAAGACGCCGAACTGAAACCCGGCATGTCTGTTACTGCCAACATTCAGACCGCTACTCATCACGATGTCTTGTCGGTTCCGATTCAGAGCGTCACTGTCAGGATGCCGAAAGCAACAGAAGCCAAAGATCAGGGTGCTTCGTCCAACGTCAACAACGCAAAACCGAACGAAAAACATGAAACAGTCAGCGAATGCGTATTTTTGGTTGATAAGGGAGTTGCGAAAACTGTGACGGTAAAGCGAGGTATCGCCGACGATAATTACGTGGAGATAACATCAGGCCTCAAAGAAGGTGAGGAAGTTGTGAGTGGAAATTTCGTCGCGATTAGCCGGGAACTTAATGACGGCTCAAAAGTTAGAGTAGATAATAATAAGTCGTTGGCGACAAAAGCGATCGGAGGATAA
- a CDS encoding ABC transporter ATP-binding protein: protein MASSDKVIELLKVSKVYDMGAEVQVQALKDIDLIINRGEYVSIMGPSGSGKTTLMNILGCLDTPTSGKYMFNGVDVSDMDDNELAKIRNQGIGFVFQTFNLIPRSDALHNVELPLIYSGVPASDRKDRALKTLEMVGLAERVHHKPNELSGGQRQRVAIARALINDPAIILADEPTGNLDSKTGDEIMLFMEELHNKGITIILVTHEEYIAEHSKRIIRIRDGMIESDLPLEKNGKVHTFHEAEKVRQ, encoded by the coding sequence ATGGCGTCGTCGGATAAAGTCATTGAGCTGCTAAAAGTAAGTAAAGTGTACGATATGGGTGCCGAAGTTCAGGTCCAGGCACTCAAAGACATCGACCTTATAATCAACAGAGGTGAGTATGTCTCGATAATGGGCCCGTCGGGTTCGGGCAAGACGACGCTTATGAACATTCTGGGTTGTCTCGATACACCGACAAGCGGTAAGTACATGTTCAATGGCGTTGATGTCAGCGATATGGACGACAACGAGCTCGCTAAGATTCGCAACCAGGGAATCGGCTTCGTTTTCCAGACATTCAATTTGATTCCGCGTTCAGATGCACTGCATAACGTGGAATTACCTCTGATATATAGTGGTGTGCCTGCATCTGACAGAAAAGACCGGGCACTCAAAACCCTCGAAATGGTCGGGCTTGCCGAACGGGTCCACCATAAACCAAATGAGCTTTCCGGCGGGCAGCGCCAGCGTGTTGCGATTGCGAGAGCTCTTATTAATGATCCGGCGATCATTCTCGCCGACGAACCAACCGGGAATTTGGATTCGAAAACGGGCGACGAGATAATGCTGTTCATGGAAGAGTTGCACAATAAAGGGATCACGATAATTCTTGTAACTCATGAAGAATATATCGCCGAACATTCCAAGAGGATAATTAGAATTAGGGATGGCATGATAGAAAGCGATCTGCCTTTGGAAAAGAACGGAAAAGTTCACACTTTCCATGAGGCAGAGAAGGTGCGACAGTGA
- a CDS encoding ABC transporter permease, with amino-acid sequence MTFWSEFNEGLKLSFAALMANKIRAALTMVSIFIGIVAVTLMGAAITGLTNSFNKSFQFMGVDVLYIDKWQWGFGGGEWWKYRNRKDLKPEYAERIQQEATLAAAVAPSVDEGGIIKYRDKVANSVDINGTTAAYADVSNMSLDEGRFFTTEEDRGNRPLAVLGGDVADALFQNRDPIGETIKINGLPFRVIGVRSKEGSFMGMFSLDNIVFIPIGQFQNIYGTHYSATIDVRASSVDDLDNSKEELRGIMRKIRGLAPYQEDDFSINQQDQFTNAFDQMIMTVGIVGLFVTALALFVGGIGIMNIMFVSVTERTKEIGIRKALGAPRRTILLQFLLEAVLICLVGGLAGLAASYPLSMLLDKFLATSMPLSLAITGILISLVVGVISGLVPALRASKLDPVDALRYE; translated from the coding sequence GTGACTTTTTGGAGTGAGTTTAATGAGGGGCTGAAACTTTCGTTTGCCGCGCTGATGGCAAACAAAATAAGAGCGGCATTGACTATGGTCAGCATATTTATAGGAATCGTTGCCGTGACTCTCATGGGCGCCGCAATTACGGGACTCACAAACTCGTTCAATAAGAGCTTCCAATTCATGGGGGTTGATGTCTTATACATTGACAAATGGCAGTGGGGCTTTGGCGGAGGCGAATGGTGGAAATATCGAAACCGTAAAGACCTGAAGCCCGAGTACGCGGAAAGAATACAGCAAGAGGCGACATTAGCTGCTGCTGTTGCACCGTCAGTTGATGAAGGTGGAATCATAAAATATAGAGACAAAGTGGCGAACAGCGTTGACATCAACGGAACTACTGCGGCGTATGCCGATGTAAGTAACATGAGCCTTGATGAGGGAAGATTCTTTACCACGGAGGAAGACCGCGGCAATAGACCTTTGGCCGTTTTAGGCGGCGACGTCGCCGATGCTCTATTCCAAAACAGAGATCCGATCGGAGAGACGATCAAGATCAACGGATTGCCATTCCGTGTCATTGGTGTCAGGAGTAAAGAGGGAAGTTTTATGGGAATGTTCAGTCTTGACAACATCGTGTTCATCCCAATTGGTCAGTTCCAGAATATTTACGGGACTCACTACTCCGCAACGATCGATGTTCGCGCTTCCAGCGTAGATGATCTGGATAACTCAAAGGAGGAATTGCGTGGTATAATGAGAAAGATCAGAGGTCTGGCTCCTTACCAGGAGGATGATTTCTCGATCAACCAGCAGGACCAGTTCACAAACGCATTTGACCAAATGATAATGACTGTCGGTATTGTAGGCCTTTTTGTCACTGCGCTCGCACTTTTCGTAGGCGGGATCGGAATAATGAACATAATGTTTGTCAGCGTTACGGAAAGGACCAAGGAGATCGGTATTAGAAAAGCTCTCGGTGCGCCGAGACGCACAATTCTGCTGCAATTTCTGCTCGAGGCTGTACTCATTTGTTTGGTAGGTGGACTTGCGGGACTTGCAGCATCGTACCCGTTAAGCATGCTCCTCGACAAATTCCTGGCGACGTCAATGCCTCTATCGCTTGCAATTACCGGGATTTTGATATCGCTTGTAGTAGGTGTCATCTCGGGACTCGTGCCGGCGCTCAGGGCGTCGAAACTCGATCCAGTCGATGCGTTGCGATACGAATAA
- a CDS encoding ABC transporter permease, which translates to MNKNFILSEWRESFAMAIFAIRANKLRSSLTLLGIVVGVFSIIAVNTAMTVLQNYVVSKLNSLGSNTFVVRKFPAFYTSDWDKYRNRKDITYEQAMELSRQATLAKSVGVLSGTGAKIVHYRDQKTNPNVSLLGITPDISSARNEIIAEGRSIGENDIETEQPVCVLDPNLAKSLFLHSDPIGEQVTIDGIGYTVVGVIEDQGNMIGQFYSLEVPITTFFARYGKVRRSMNIYVQAKSQEVLSESQEQAEGILRTIRQVPPGKDDDFDIISNASMVGQFDKVTLYVKIGAIVVSAIALLAAGVGIMNIMLVGVTERTREIGVRKSVGATKRNILIQFLLEAIVLCEVGGVIGILLGLLGGNMAALLLHLQAAFPVDWAIIGLVVCSMVGVTFGVYPAYKAASVDPIESLRYE; encoded by the coding sequence ATGAATAAGAATTTCATTTTGTCTGAGTGGCGAGAAAGTTTTGCAATGGCGATCTTTGCGATCCGCGCTAACAAGCTTCGTTCTAGCCTTACACTCCTGGGGATTGTAGTGGGTGTCTTCTCGATCATTGCAGTCAACACGGCGATGACAGTTCTCCAAAACTACGTCGTATCGAAGTTGAATTCCTTGGGATCGAACACCTTTGTGGTCCGGAAATTTCCCGCTTTCTACACTAGCGATTGGGATAAATACAGGAATCGAAAAGACATCACGTATGAACAGGCAATGGAATTAAGTAGGCAGGCTACTCTTGCAAAGAGCGTGGGAGTATTGTCGGGCACGGGAGCGAAGATCGTTCACTATCGCGATCAGAAAACGAATCCCAATGTGTCACTACTTGGCATTACTCCTGATATCTCATCAGCGCGGAACGAAATAATCGCAGAGGGCAGATCGATTGGTGAAAACGATATTGAAACTGAACAACCAGTGTGCGTCCTCGATCCGAATTTGGCCAAATCACTTTTTCTACATTCCGATCCGATTGGTGAACAGGTGACGATTGATGGCATCGGTTACACCGTTGTCGGTGTCATCGAAGACCAAGGGAACATGATTGGCCAGTTTTACTCTTTAGAAGTTCCAATCACGACCTTCTTCGCGAGGTATGGAAAGGTGAGGAGGAGCATGAACATCTACGTGCAGGCCAAAAGCCAGGAAGTGTTAAGTGAATCTCAGGAACAGGCTGAAGGGATATTGCGCACGATCCGGCAGGTCCCGCCGGGAAAAGATGATGACTTTGATATTATTTCTAACGCGTCGATGGTAGGTCAATTCGACAAGGTGACTCTTTACGTGAAAATCGGGGCAATAGTTGTAAGCGCGATCGCCCTCCTTGCCGCCGGCGTCGGCATTATGAATATCATGCTTGTCGGCGTCACCGAACGCACTAGAGAAATCGGCGTCAGAAAATCCGTCGGTGCGACGAAGCGCAACATACTGATTCAATTCTTGTTGGAAGCGATAGTGCTTTGCGAAGTTGGAGGAGTGATCGGCATCCTTCTGGGCCTGCTCGGTGGAAACATGGCGGCACTTCTATTGCATTTGCAGGCGGCGTTCCCGGTCGACTGGGCAATCATTGGGCTCGTCGTGTGCTCGATGGTCGGCGTTACGTTCGGGGTTTACCCCGCATATAAAGCCGCAAGCGTCGATCCGATCGAGTCGCTCAGATACGAATGA